A window of the Macrobrachium rosenbergii isolate ZJJX-2024 chromosome 43, ASM4041242v1, whole genome shotgun sequence genome harbors these coding sequences:
- the rho-7 gene encoding presenilins-associated rhomboid-like protein, mitochondrial isoform X2: MEIRMTTVSSAVQDKCDFIMTVLSRLAVTTFRHSNGSLFRGLGRGGPPPGHICRGLRQPRRANRKGGMNLAPELGLETPNEHNMGPGLLKSILFAAGFCGTTFVGVSIWQYESLREKAEKNSWSRWANQQWNSLEGWQHKEGGFRQEINRLWNSLNEGQKVFWPICFLNAVVYGCWNNLSLRSTMFRYFCSNPAARAVCWPMFLSTFSHYAFFHFAINMYVLHSFSSGVTSSLGKEQFLGMYLCGGVISSLASHAFKVASRCPGPSLGASGAIMALLGYFCTTHPNAQLGIVFLPGFTFSADTAIKSVMCLDAVGMALGWRMFDHAAHLGGALFGVLYAYFGPRYIWPKSEPLMRQWHEVRTELSEKIEGKPTKD; the protein is encoded by the exons ATGGAAATCAGAATGACAACTGTGTCGTCTGCAGTTCAAGACAAATGTG acttcATCATGACTGTGTTATCAAGATTGGCTGTTACAACATTCAGGCACTCGAATGGTAGTTTATTTAGGGGACTTGGAAGAGGAGGCCCACCACCTGGTCACATATGTAGAGGGTTACGTCAGCCTCGGAGAGCTAACAGAAAAGGTGGTATGAATTTGGCCCCAGAATTAGGCCTAGAAACACCAAACGAACACAACATGGGACCAGGCTTATTAAAGAGTATTTTATTTGCAGCAGGATTTTGTGGTACAACATTCGTTGGGGTTAGTATATGGCAGTATGAATCTTTAAGggaaaaagcagagaaaaactCTTGGTCAAGATGGGCCAACCAGCAGTGGAATTCACTGGAAGGCTGGCAACACAAAGAGGGTGGTTTTCGCCAAGAAATCAACAGGTTATGGAACAGTCTTAATGAAGGGCAAAAAGTGTTTTGGCCTATATGCTTTCTCAATGCTGTTGTGTATGGTTGCTGGAACAATCTCTCTCTACGATCAACAATGTTTAGGTACTTTTGTTCTAACCCAGCAGCTCGTGCTGTATGCTGGCCCATGTTTTTGTCAACATTCagtcattatgcatttttccattttgctatAAACATGTACGTACTCCATAGCTTTAGTAGTGGTGTTACTTCGTCATTAGGTAAAGAACAATTTTTAGGTATGTATCTTTGTGGTGGAGTTATATCTTCACTAGCAAGTCATGCCTTTAAAGTTGCTTCCCGATGTCCAGGGCCATCACTAGGTGCTTCAGGCGCTATTATGGCACTTCTTGGTTACTTTTGTACTACTCATCCAAACGCACAGCTTGGTATAGTATTTCTACCAGGCTTTACGTTTTCCGCAGACACTGCAATAAAAAGCGTCATGTGCTTAGATGCTGTAGGTATGGCTCTCGGTTGGCGTATGTTTGATCATGCGGCTCATCTTGGTGGGGCACTGTTTGGGGTGTTATATGCGTACTTTGGTCCACGATACATATGGCCCAAAAGTGAACCTCTGATGAGGCAGTGGCATGAAGTTAGAACTGAGTTATCagagaaaatagaaggaaaaccaactaaggattag
- the rho-7 gene encoding presenilins-associated rhomboid-like protein, mitochondrial isoform X1 → MLLLSRLSLCSGHQPQKDYGKLFVLFQVPLSSTCQKFLLLIHTDFIMTVLSRLAVTTFRHSNGSLFRGLGRGGPPPGHICRGLRQPRRANRKGGMNLAPELGLETPNEHNMGPGLLKSILFAAGFCGTTFVGVSIWQYESLREKAEKNSWSRWANQQWNSLEGWQHKEGGFRQEINRLWNSLNEGQKVFWPICFLNAVVYGCWNNLSLRSTMFRYFCSNPAARAVCWPMFLSTFSHYAFFHFAINMYVLHSFSSGVTSSLGKEQFLGMYLCGGVISSLASHAFKVASRCPGPSLGASGAIMALLGYFCTTHPNAQLGIVFLPGFTFSADTAIKSVMCLDAVGMALGWRMFDHAAHLGGALFGVLYAYFGPRYIWPKSEPLMRQWHEVRTELSEKIEGKPTKD, encoded by the exons ATGTTGTTATTGTCTCGTCTTAGTCTATGCAGTGGTCATCAACCCCAGAAGGATTACGGGAAACTTTTCGTCTTATTTCAAGTACCGTTGTCGTCCACGTGTCAAAAATTTTTACTTCTTATACACACCG acttcATCATGACTGTGTTATCAAGATTGGCTGTTACAACATTCAGGCACTCGAATGGTAGTTTATTTAGGGGACTTGGAAGAGGAGGCCCACCACCTGGTCACATATGTAGAGGGTTACGTCAGCCTCGGAGAGCTAACAGAAAAGGTGGTATGAATTTGGCCCCAGAATTAGGCCTAGAAACACCAAACGAACACAACATGGGACCAGGCTTATTAAAGAGTATTTTATTTGCAGCAGGATTTTGTGGTACAACATTCGTTGGGGTTAGTATATGGCAGTATGAATCTTTAAGggaaaaagcagagaaaaactCTTGGTCAAGATGGGCCAACCAGCAGTGGAATTCACTGGAAGGCTGGCAACACAAAGAGGGTGGTTTTCGCCAAGAAATCAACAGGTTATGGAACAGTCTTAATGAAGGGCAAAAAGTGTTTTGGCCTATATGCTTTCTCAATGCTGTTGTGTATGGTTGCTGGAACAATCTCTCTCTACGATCAACAATGTTTAGGTACTTTTGTTCTAACCCAGCAGCTCGTGCTGTATGCTGGCCCATGTTTTTGTCAACATTCagtcattatgcatttttccattttgctatAAACATGTACGTACTCCATAGCTTTAGTAGTGGTGTTACTTCGTCATTAGGTAAAGAACAATTTTTAGGTATGTATCTTTGTGGTGGAGTTATATCTTCACTAGCAAGTCATGCCTTTAAAGTTGCTTCCCGATGTCCAGGGCCATCACTAGGTGCTTCAGGCGCTATTATGGCACTTCTTGGTTACTTTTGTACTACTCATCCAAACGCACAGCTTGGTATAGTATTTCTACCAGGCTTTACGTTTTCCGCAGACACTGCAATAAAAAGCGTCATGTGCTTAGATGCTGTAGGTATGGCTCTCGGTTGGCGTATGTTTGATCATGCGGCTCATCTTGGTGGGGCACTGTTTGGGGTGTTATATGCGTACTTTGGTCCACGATACATATGGCCCAAAAGTGAACCTCTGATGAGGCAGTGGCATGAAGTTAGAACTGAGTTATCagagaaaatagaaggaaaaccaactaaggattag